A stretch of Flavobacterium sp. N2270 DNA encodes these proteins:
- a CDS encoding bifunctional metallophosphatase/5'-nucleotidase translates to MKRRDFIQKTVASSALLSIGGLSLSSFNAIKETKITILHTNDVHSHIDPFPADHPKNANQGGVAKRATLVEKIRREEPNVLLLDAGDIFQGTPYFNYYGGELEFKLMSMMNYDLATMGNHDFDNGIEGFYAQLPHAKFDFVSANYDFKNTILNDIVKPYKVFKRDGVKIGIFGLGVELDGLVDKKLYKETVYNDPIEVAKDITKTLKEKEKCDLVICLSHLGFKYKNEPNKVCDIILAQKTKDIDLIIGGHTHTFLDKPIIEQNAENKPVLVNQVGCYGINLGRIDFYLSNDKKYDSLTKNIIV, encoded by the coding sequence ATGAAAAGAAGAGATTTTATACAAAAAACAGTTGCAAGTTCGGCTTTATTATCAATTGGAGGTTTGTCTTTAAGTAGTTTTAATGCGATTAAAGAAACTAAGATCACCATCTTACACACAAATGATGTTCATAGCCATATAGACCCTTTTCCTGCAGATCATCCAAAAAACGCAAATCAAGGAGGAGTTGCTAAAAGAGCCACTTTAGTTGAAAAAATTAGACGCGAAGAACCAAATGTTTTACTATTAGATGCTGGAGACATTTTTCAAGGAACTCCCTATTTTAATTATTATGGTGGCGAATTAGAATTCAAACTTATGAGCATGATGAATTATGATTTAGCAACAATGGGAAATCATGATTTTGACAATGGCATTGAAGGATTTTACGCACAATTACCACATGCAAAATTTGATTTTGTATCAGCTAATTACGATTTTAAAAATACTATCTTAAACGATATTGTAAAACCTTATAAAGTTTTTAAAAGAGATGGTGTAAAAATTGGGATATTTGGACTTGGTGTAGAACTTGATGGTTTAGTGGACAAAAAGTTATACAAAGAAACCGTTTATAATGATCCTATTGAGGTTGCAAAAGACATTACAAAAACTCTTAAAGAAAAAGAGAAATGCGATTTAGTTATCTGCCTTTCTCATCTTGGTTTTAAATACAAAAACGAACCAAATAAAGTTTGTGATATAATTCTAGCCCAAAAAACCAAAGACATCGATTTAATTATTGGAGGACATACACATACTTTCCTAGACAAACCGATAATTGAACAAAACGCAGAAAACAAACCTGTTTTAGTAAACCAAGTTGGCTGCTACGGAATAAATTTAGGTCGTATTGACTTTTATTTGTCTAATGATAAAAAATATGATTCTTTAACAAAAAATATTATTGTTTAA
- a CDS encoding 5'-nucleotidase C-terminal domain-containing protein gives MVKVKKIKLCLYNFVILLTLSMLFACSSKKYNNYHTSAVLLNVSDSIPLDEQIQKFINPYKTHINKDLDSILAYNPITQDKSKGQWETNIGNFFATTALDLSRPIFQKRENKTIDFCMLNHGGIRAIIPAGNVTSRTAYEIMPFENSIMVVGLTGKEVLELANYVLIEKKPHPLEGIVIKTNDDYSKVLSIKINNIPLDENKIYYVATSDYLANGGDNMIFFKNSALKYDLDYKLRNLFIDYFKKIDTLPNITTKHVITE, from the coding sequence ATGGTAAAAGTAAAAAAGATAAAATTATGTTTATACAATTTTGTTATATTATTAACATTATCGATGCTTTTTGCATGTTCTTCTAAAAAATACAACAATTACCACACTTCTGCTGTACTTTTAAATGTATCCGATAGTATTCCACTTGATGAACAAATTCAAAAATTCATAAATCCATATAAAACACACATTAATAAAGACTTAGATAGCATACTGGCTTATAACCCCATCACTCAAGACAAAAGTAAAGGACAATGGGAAACAAATATTGGAAATTTTTTTGCTACTACAGCATTAGATTTATCTAGACCTATTTTCCAAAAAAGAGAAAACAAAACAATAGATTTTTGCATGTTAAATCATGGCGGAATTCGCGCAATTATTCCTGCTGGAAATGTAACTTCTAGAACTGCCTATGAAATTATGCCCTTTGAAAACAGCATTATGGTTGTTGGTTTAACCGGAAAAGAGGTTTTAGAATTAGCAAACTATGTTTTAATTGAGAAGAAACCCCACCCACTTGAAGGGATTGTAATTAAAACGAATGATGATTATTCCAAAGTACTTTCTATTAAAATAAACAATATACCGCTTGACGAAAACAAAATATATTATGTTGCTACTTCAGATTATCTTGCAAATGGAGGTGATAACATGATTTTTTTCAAAAACAGTGCTTTAAAATATGATTTAGACTATAAGTTAAGAAACTTATTTATTGATTATTTTAAGAAAATAGATACACTTCCAAATATTACAACAAAACATGTTATAACTGAGTAA
- a CDS encoding DUF6913 domain-containing protein codes for MFSKIIKDFFLKKIISSKLTSADLDVSINKIHTVGVIIDESYFSNIDSLKKEIEQYGVEQKNIKILLFKKKVSKKEVVKELFFTRNDMKINGEISKNEVNVFLDQPFDLLINYYEVERPSLLLVSKASKAHFKVGFSTIDKRVNHFMINTSVSQYKEFISELFKYLKILNKL; via the coding sequence ATGTTTTCTAAAATAATTAAGGATTTTTTTCTTAAAAAAATTATTTCTTCTAAGTTGACTAGTGCTGACTTAGACGTTTCTATTAATAAAATTCATACAGTAGGTGTTATTATAGATGAGTCTTATTTTTCAAACATTGATTCTCTTAAAAAAGAAATCGAACAATATGGAGTTGAACAAAAAAATATCAAAATTCTTCTTTTTAAGAAGAAAGTTTCTAAAAAAGAGGTAGTTAAAGAACTTTTTTTTACAAGAAACGACATGAAAATTAATGGAGAAATTAGTAAAAATGAGGTCAATGTCTTTTTAGATCAACCCTTTGATTTATTAATTAACTATTATGAAGTTGAAAGACCTTCATTGTTACTTGTTTCAAAAGCATCAAAAGCTCATTTTAAAGTTGGTTTTTCAACTATCGATAAAAGGGTAAACCATTTTATGATTAATACAAGCGTAAGTCAATATAAAGAATTTATTTCCGAATTATTTAAATACCTTAAAATACTAAATAAACTATAA
- the dapA gene encoding 4-hydroxy-tetrahydrodipicolinate synthase, protein MNKFIGTGVALVTPFKKDFSVDTEALIRIVNHVINGGVEYLVVLGTTAESATLSSDEKQLVIDTIVKANDKRLPLVLGVGGNNTAKVVEELNTRDLSSFDAILSVSPYYNKPTQEGIYQHFKAISEASPLPIILYNVPGRTASNMLPSTVVRLAKDFDNIIAIKEAAGDIVQAMRLIQTAPKDFLVISGDDMITLPMVLAGGAGVISVIGEGFPKEFSEMVRLGLNRKVDEAYKLHYLLADSIDMIFEQGNPGGIKEVFKSLGLSENTVRLPLVNVNEDLASRINKFTNSLS, encoded by the coding sequence ATGAACAAATTTATAGGAACAGGAGTTGCACTTGTAACTCCATTTAAAAAAGATTTTTCTGTTGATACAGAAGCATTAATAAGAATTGTTAATCACGTAATTAACGGCGGTGTAGAATATTTAGTAGTTTTAGGGACTACAGCTGAGTCTGCTACGCTTTCAAGTGATGAAAAGCAATTAGTGATTGATACAATTGTTAAAGCTAATGATAAAAGATTGCCTTTAGTTCTTGGTGTTGGAGGTAATAATACTGCTAAAGTAGTTGAAGAATTAAATACAAGAGACTTATCAAGTTTTGATGCTATTTTGTCAGTTTCTCCATATTATAACAAACCTACGCAAGAAGGAATTTATCAGCATTTTAAAGCAATTTCTGAAGCTTCGCCATTACCAATTATATTGTATAATGTTCCAGGAAGAACGGCAAGTAATATGTTGCCTTCAACTGTTGTAAGATTAGCAAAGGATTTTGATAACATTATTGCAATTAAAGAAGCGGCTGGAGATATTGTTCAAGCAATGAGATTAATTCAAACAGCACCAAAAGATTTCTTAGTAATTTCTGGGGACGATATGATTACCTTACCTATGGTCTTGGCTGGAGGAGCAGGAGTTATATCGGTTATTGGAGAAGGTTTTCCAAAAGAATTTTCCGAAATGGTACGTTTAGGGTTAAATAGAAAAGTAGATGAAGCTTATAAATTACATTACTTATTAGCAGATTCAATTGATATGATTTTTGAACAAGGTAACCCTGGCGGAATTAAAGAAGTATTTAAATCATTGGGTTTGTCTGAAAACACAGTAAGATTGCCGCTTGTAAATGTAAATGAAGATTTAGCTTCTAGAATCAATAAATTCACAAATAGTTTAAGTTAA
- a CDS encoding outer membrane protein assembly factor BamD yields the protein MNKFLGFLLLVLSIVSCSPYQKALKSDDVSVKSEMANTMYEKGKYTKAIRLYEQVAPVYRGKPQAERMFYLYSKALYDSKQYYLAGYQLENFVATYPKSEKREETAFLGAECFYKLSPVYSLDQTDSEKAISKMQKFIDTYPSSEYLPQANAYVKELREKMEMKAFEIAKQYNTISDYKGALKALELFIADYPGTPYKEQALFYRLDSAYKLAINSVEYKKEERLNYAKTTFNSLIKFNSATEFKAEADEMAASIDKELQQFSK from the coding sequence ATGAATAAATTTTTAGGATTTCTTTTATTAGTATTAAGTATTGTATCTTGTAGTCCATATCAAAAAGCTTTAAAAAGCGACGATGTTTCTGTAAAGAGTGAGATGGCAAATACAATGTATGAAAAAGGAAAATATACAAAAGCAATAAGACTATACGAACAAGTTGCTCCAGTTTATAGAGGTAAACCTCAAGCAGAGCGTATGTTCTATTTGTATTCTAAAGCATTATATGATTCTAAACAATATTATTTAGCTGGATATCAGTTAGAAAATTTTGTTGCAACTTACCCTAAAAGTGAAAAAAGAGAAGAAACAGCATTTTTAGGAGCGGAATGTTTTTATAAATTATCACCTGTATATAGTTTAGATCAAACAGATTCTGAAAAAGCTATTAGTAAAATGCAAAAGTTTATAGATACTTATCCAAGCTCTGAATATTTACCACAAGCTAATGCTTATGTTAAAGAATTAAGAGAGAAGATGGAAATGAAAGCTTTTGAAATTGCAAAACAATATAATACTATTTCAGATTATAAAGGAGCATTAAAAGCATTAGAATTATTTATTGCAGATTATCCTGGAACACCATATAAAGAGCAAGCATTATTTTATAGATTAGATTCTGCTTATAAACTTGCAATTAATAGTGTTGAATATAAAAAGGAAGAAAGATTAAATTATGCAAAGACAACCTTTAATAGTTTAATAAAATTTAATAGCGCTACAGAGTTTAAAGCGGAGGCAGATGAAATGGCTGCAAGTATTGACAAAGAGTTACAACAATTTTCTAAATAA
- a CDS encoding DNA-directed RNA polymerase subunit omega, giving the protein MDLKKTNASVNTITYDKNVIEAPTGNIYEAITIMAKRAGQINTEIKKELIEKLEEFATYNDSLEEIFENKEQIEVSKFYEKLPKPHALAVQEWLEEKIYYRDTK; this is encoded by the coding sequence ATGGATTTAAAAAAGACAAATGCTTCAGTAAACACAATTACATATGATAAAAATGTAATTGAAGCTCCAACAGGAAACATTTATGAAGCGATTACAATCATGGCAAAAAGAGCAGGACAAATTAACACTGAAATTAAAAAAGAGTTAATTGAAAAGTTGGAAGAATTTGCTACATATAATGATAGTTTAGAGGAAATTTTTGAAAATAAAGAACAAATTGAAGTTTCTAAATTTTACGAAAAATTACCAAAGCCACACGCATTAGCGGTACAAGAGTGGTTAGAAGAAAAAATCTATTATAGAGATACAAAATAA
- the coaBC gene encoding bifunctional phosphopantothenoylcysteine decarboxylase/phosphopantothenate--cysteine ligase CoaBC, which produces MSVLSGKKILLGISGGIAAYKTAHLVRLFIKAGAHIQVIMTPASKDFITPLTLSTLSKNQVYSDFFNEDDKEAMWNNHVDLALWADLFIIAPATANTMSKMANGNCDNLLIATYLSAKCPVYFAPAMDLDMYKHPSTLSSFSKLKQFGNTIIPAESGELASGLSGEGRMAEPENIVSFLENDLLSKLPLKGKKILITAGPTYEAIDPVRFIGNHSSGKMGYDIAEEAANKGAEVILVSGPSNQVLKDNSIQLIKVVSAQEMYDACHANFENVDVAIAAAAVADYRPKNVASQKIKKQETNLTIELEKTQDILATLGEKKRNQFLIGFALETENEIENAIGKIKKKNLDLIVLNSLNDKGAGFGHSTNKVTFIDKNFKELPMDLKSKEAVAQDIVNIIIKHYEK; this is translated from the coding sequence ATGTCTGTACTAAGCGGTAAAAAAATCTTACTAGGAATTTCTGGTGGTATCGCTGCTTATAAAACAGCACATCTTGTTAGACTATTTATAAAAGCAGGTGCACATATCCAAGTGATAATGACACCTGCTTCTAAGGATTTTATAACTCCATTAACTTTGTCAACTCTTTCTAAAAATCAGGTATATTCAGATTTTTTTAATGAAGACGATAAAGAAGCAATGTGGAATAATCATGTAGATTTAGCTCTTTGGGCTGATTTATTTATTATTGCACCTGCCACTGCAAATACCATGTCTAAAATGGCAAATGGTAATTGCGATAATCTTTTGATTGCCACTTATTTATCTGCTAAATGTCCGGTTTACTTTGCACCTGCAATGGATTTGGATATGTACAAGCACCCTTCAACCTTATCAAGTTTTTCTAAATTAAAACAATTTGGAAATACTATTATCCCAGCTGAAAGCGGCGAACTAGCAAGTGGTTTGTCTGGTGAAGGTAGAATGGCTGAGCCAGAAAATATAGTTTCATTTTTAGAAAATGATTTATTGTCAAAATTACCTCTAAAAGGAAAAAAAATATTAATTACAGCAGGCCCAACATACGAAGCAATAGATCCTGTACGTTTTATAGGAAATCATTCTTCTGGTAAAATGGGTTACGATATAGCTGAAGAAGCCGCTAATAAAGGAGCGGAAGTCATTTTAGTTTCTGGACCAAGTAATCAAGTTTTAAAGGACAATTCTATTCAATTAATAAAAGTAGTTTCAGCTCAAGAAATGTACGATGCATGCCATGCTAATTTTGAAAATGTAGATGTGGCTATTGCTGCTGCGGCTGTTGCTGATTACCGACCTAAAAATGTTGCTTCTCAAAAAATTAAAAAGCAAGAAACTAATTTAACAATTGAATTAGAGAAAACTCAAGATATTTTAGCTACTTTAGGTGAGAAGAAGAGAAATCAATTTTTAATAGGTTTTGCATTAGAAACGGAAAATGAGATTGAGAATGCAATAGGTAAGATTAAAAAGAAAAATTTAGATTTAATTGTCTTAAATTCATTAAACGATAAAGGTGCTGGTTTTGGCCATTCTACTAATAAAGTAACTTTTATTGATAAAAATTTTAAGGAATTGCCAATGGATTTAAAGTCTAAAGAAGCTGTTGCTCAAGATATTGTTAACATAATTATTAAACATTATGAAAAGTAG
- a CDS encoding DUF4835 family protein, with translation MKSRVVFVLLAFISFQSLFSQELNATVSINYDRMTDVNPQIFKNLEKQLIEFLNTTKWTAKEYKQNEKITCNFFINIAKYNSNNFESTLQIQSSRPIFNSTYESPILNINDKDFNFRYIEFEQLIYDQNSYTSNLISVLAFYSNMIIGLDKDSFEDLGGTKQLEIASNIVNIAQSSGYKGWNQSDGGNSNRYFLISDLLSNTFQPYRKSLYQYHFEGLDLMADNLSKGKDGVAVSIETIAKIQKSRPNALLTRTFFDAKADEIVSIFSGGPATNNAQLIETLNRISPLNSVKWNKIN, from the coding sequence ATGAAAAGTAGAGTTGTATTTGTATTATTAGCTTTTATTAGTTTTCAATCTTTGTTTTCGCAAGAGTTAAACGCAACTGTATCTATTAATTATGATAGAATGACAGATGTAAATCCTCAAATATTTAAAAATTTAGAAAAACAACTTATAGAGTTTTTAAATACAACAAAATGGACTGCTAAAGAATACAAGCAAAATGAAAAAATTACTTGTAACTTTTTTATAAATATTGCTAAGTATAATTCTAATAATTTTGAGTCTACTTTACAAATTCAGTCTTCTAGACCTATTTTTAATTCAACTTACGAATCACCTATATTGAATATAAATGATAAAGATTTTAATTTTCGATACATTGAATTTGAACAATTAATTTATGACCAAAACAGTTATACCTCTAATTTAATATCTGTTTTAGCATTTTATTCAAACATGATAATTGGTTTAGATAAAGATTCCTTTGAAGATTTAGGAGGAACAAAACAATTAGAAATAGCTTCTAATATTGTGAATATTGCCCAATCTAGCGGGTATAAAGGATGGAATCAATCAGATGGCGGAAATTCTAATCGTTATTTCTTAATTTCTGATTTACTTTCAAATACATTTCAACCCTACAGAAAATCATTGTATCAATACCATTTTGAAGGCTTAGACTTAATGGCAGATAATTTGTCAAAAGGAAAAGACGGAGTTGCCGTTTCAATTGAAACAATTGCTAAAATTCAAAAAAGCAGACCAAATGCTTTATTAACTAGAACTTTTTTTGATGCTAAAGCAGATGAAATTGTAAGTATTTTCTCTGGCGGACCAGCTACAAATAATGCGCAGTTAATTGAAACACTAAATAGAATTTCACCATTGAATTCTGTAAAATGGAACAAGATTAATTAA
- the recN gene encoding DNA repair protein RecN, with the protein MLLSLTIKNYALIESLEIDFSDNFSIITGETGAGKSILLGALGLVLGNRADLSVLKDNEQKCIIEAHFLLKNYNLQNFFIENDLDYEDNSIIRREILPSGKSRAFINDSPVNLNVLQELSNFLIDIHSQHQTREILNEEYQLEIVDAIANNAEIIVHYTKELKQFNSIKKQLNQFKAEKENLSKEQEYNTFLLNELLLANLKEGEQELLEEELEQLSNVEFISESLDKALQISNDEQIGISVHLNEVKQSLQKIAGLSKNYADVSERINSIQIEFQDIINECSSFSEKVINNPERLEEVNTKLQSIYTLQKKHQVNSVEELIEIREELDAKVVKVDDLDFQINKLETEVADAQNRVDAFANQLFDRRVKSIGNLSTQIETILSSLGMPDAQIQFKITATDSYFKSGKDTIETLFTSNKGMQLGMLKKVASGGEMSRIMLAIKAVMANYTKLPSIIFDEIDTGVSGEIAIKIGEIMKEMSKNMQVFAITHLPQIAAKGTQHYKVYKFTENETTVSELKLLTQEERIKEIAEMLSGKSISDSALNHAKALLN; encoded by the coding sequence ATGCTTTTATCGTTAACTATAAAAAACTATGCCTTAATAGAATCGTTAGAAATTGATTTTTCTGACAATTTTTCTATTATTACAGGTGAAACAGGAGCAGGTAAATCAATTCTTCTTGGAGCTTTAGGTTTAGTTTTGGGAAATCGAGCTGATTTATCAGTTTTAAAAGATAATGAGCAAAAATGTATTATTGAAGCTCATTTTCTATTGAAAAATTATAATCTTCAAAACTTTTTTATTGAAAACGATTTAGATTATGAAGACAATTCAATCATTCGAAGAGAAATTTTACCTTCTGGTAAATCAAGAGCTTTTATTAATGATAGTCCGGTTAATTTAAATGTTCTTCAAGAACTTTCAAATTTTTTAATTGACATTCATTCGCAACATCAAACAAGAGAAATTCTAAATGAAGAATACCAATTAGAAATCGTTGATGCAATAGCGAATAACGCCGAAATAATTGTTCATTATACTAAAGAATTAAAACAATTTAATTCTATAAAAAAACAATTAAATCAGTTTAAAGCAGAAAAAGAAAATCTTTCAAAAGAACAAGAATACAATACTTTTTTGTTGAATGAATTATTGTTGGCTAATTTAAAAGAAGGTGAACAAGAATTGCTTGAAGAAGAATTAGAGCAACTTTCAAATGTTGAATTCATTAGTGAAAGCTTAGATAAAGCATTACAGATTTCAAATGACGAGCAAATCGGAATTTCAGTTCATCTAAATGAAGTAAAACAATCTTTGCAAAAAATTGCAGGTTTATCTAAAAATTATGCAGATGTTTCTGAAAGAATAAATAGCATTCAAATTGAATTTCAAGATATTATAAATGAATGTTCTTCTTTTTCTGAAAAAGTGATTAATAACCCAGAACGATTAGAAGAAGTAAATACTAAATTACAATCTATTTATACGTTGCAGAAAAAACATCAAGTCAATTCTGTTGAAGAGTTAATTGAAATTCGAGAAGAATTAGATGCTAAGGTTGTAAAAGTAGATGATTTAGATTTTCAAATTAATAAATTGGAGACTGAAGTTGCTGATGCTCAAAACAGAGTTGATGCATTTGCCAATCAATTATTTGATAGAAGAGTTAAAAGCATAGGAAACTTATCAACTCAAATTGAAACAATATTGAGTAGTTTAGGAATGCCCGATGCTCAAATTCAGTTTAAAATTACGGCTACCGATTCTTATTTTAAATCAGGAAAAGATACAATTGAGACTTTATTTACTTCAAATAAAGGAATGCAGTTAGGAATGCTTAAAAAAGTAGCTTCTGGTGGAGAAATGTCTCGAATTATGTTGGCTATAAAAGCCGTTATGGCAAATTACACCAAACTTCCATCAATTATTTTTGACGAAATTGATACTGGAGTCTCAGGTGAAATTGCCATTAAAATTGGTGAAATTATGAAGGAAATGAGTAAAAACATGCAAGTTTTTGCCATTACGCATTTACCACAAATTGCAGCAAAAGGAACTCAACATTATAAAGTGTATAAGTTTACAGAAAACGAAACAACAGTTTCTGAGTTAAAATTGCTTACGCAAGAAGAAAGAATAAAAGAAATTGCCGAAATGTTATCTGGAAAATCAATTTCCGATTCGGCTTTAAATCACGCAAAAGCACTATTAAACTAA
- the fabV gene encoding enoyl-ACP reductase FabV, translated as MIIEPRMRGFICLTSHPKGCEQNVKNQIEYIKSKGEINGPKRVLVIGASTGFGLASRITSAFGSNASTIGVFFEKPPSEGKTASPGWYNSAAFEQEAHKAGLYAKSINGDAFSKEVKQQTIDMIKADLGQVDQIIYSLASPVRMHPETGVLHRSTLKPIGGTFTNKTVDFHTGKVSDVSIEPANEEDIANTVTVMGGEDWMMWIDAMKEAGVLADGLTTIAYSYIGPEVTEAVYRKGTIGRAKDHLEATAFEITNKLKDINGKGYVSVNKALVTQASSAIPVIPLYISLLYKIMKAEGIHEGCIEQIQRLYADRLYSGKPVPTDDKGRIRIDDWEMRDDVQERIAKLWKESTTESLVELGDLAGYKQDFLNLFGFGFEGVDYDADANEMVQVKSIN; from the coding sequence ATGATTATTGAACCAAGAATGAGAGGATTTATTTGTTTAACATCTCACCCAAAAGGATGTGAACAAAACGTAAAAAATCAAATCGAATATATTAAATCAAAAGGAGAAATAAACGGACCAAAACGTGTATTGGTAATTGGAGCTTCAACCGGTTTTGGATTAGCCTCAAGAATTACAAGTGCATTTGGTTCTAATGCTTCTACAATTGGAGTTTTCTTTGAAAAACCACCAAGTGAAGGAAAAACGGCTTCACCAGGTTGGTATAATTCTGCGGCTTTTGAACAAGAAGCACATAAAGCGGGTTTATATGCAAAAAGTATTAATGGAGATGCTTTTTCAAAAGAAGTAAAGCAACAAACAATTGATATGATTAAAGCCGACTTAGGTCAGGTTGATCAAATCATTTACAGTTTGGCTTCTCCGGTACGTATGCATCCTGAAACTGGAGTTTTACACCGTTCAACTTTAAAACCTATTGGAGGAACTTTTACCAATAAAACTGTTGATTTTCATACAGGAAAGGTCTCTGATGTTTCTATTGAACCAGCAAATGAAGAGGATATTGCCAACACTGTTACTGTAATGGGGGGTGAAGATTGGATGATGTGGATTGATGCTATGAAAGAAGCTGGAGTTTTGGCTGATGGATTAACAACAATTGCCTATTCATATATTGGACCAGAAGTTACAGAAGCAGTTTACAGAAAAGGAACAATAGGTCGTGCTAAAGATCATTTAGAAGCAACTGCTTTTGAAATTACAAATAAATTAAAAGATATTAACGGAAAAGGATATGTTTCTGTAAATAAAGCATTGGTTACACAAGCAAGTTCTGCAATTCCAGTTATTCCACTTTATATTTCATTATTATATAAAATTATGAAAGCTGAAGGAATTCATGAAGGTTGTATAGAACAAATTCAGCGTTTATATGCAGATAGATTGTATTCAGGAAAACCTGTTCCAACAGACGATAAAGGTAGAATAAGAATTGACGATTGGGAAATGCGTGATGATGTTCAAGAACGTATTGCAAAATTATGGAAAGAATCTACAACTGAATCATTAGTAGAATTAGGAGATTTAGCAGGTTATAAGCAAGATTTCTTAAATTTATTCGGTTTTGGCTTCGAAGGAGTAGATTATGATGCTGATGCTAACGAAATGGTACAAGTAAAGAGTATAAATTAG